The following proteins are encoded in a genomic region of Comamonas resistens:
- the bluB gene encoding 5,6-dimethylbenzimidazole synthase — MSASDKTQGSPTIPATPFTEAERAAVYRAIYERRDMRHFAGGEVSDEVLLRLLRAAHHAPSVGFMQPWRFIRVKSLDLRKQIHALVEEERVRTAQALGEREEDFMKLKVQGVLDAAEVLVVAMPPGREAHIFGRRTLPEMDIASTACAIQNLWLAARAEGLGMGWVSIFDPLALAQLLKMPGGAHPLGVLCLGPVDAYYAAPMLQQEKWASRAPLQDMLMDDVWEEGANQGAGKGQPAP; from the coding sequence ATGTCAGCATCAGACAAAACTCAGGGCTCGCCCACCATCCCCGCCACGCCTTTTACCGAGGCCGAGCGCGCTGCCGTCTACCGCGCCATATACGAGCGCCGTGACATGCGCCACTTTGCCGGCGGCGAGGTCAGCGACGAGGTGCTGCTGCGGCTGTTGCGTGCGGCCCACCATGCGCCCAGCGTCGGCTTCATGCAGCCCTGGCGTTTCATCCGTGTCAAAAGCCTTGATCTGCGCAAGCAGATTCACGCGCTGGTCGAGGAGGAGCGTGTACGCACGGCCCAGGCATTGGGTGAACGTGAAGAAGATTTCATGAAGCTCAAGGTCCAGGGCGTGCTCGATGCGGCCGAGGTGCTGGTCGTGGCCATGCCGCCGGGGCGCGAAGCCCATATCTTTGGCCGCCGTACCTTGCCCGAGATGGATATCGCCAGCACGGCCTGCGCGATTCAAAACCTCTGGCTGGCGGCACGGGCCGAGGGCCTGGGCATGGGCTGGGTGTCGATTTTCGATCCGCTGGCGCTGGCGCAGTTGCTGAAGATGCCAGGCGGCGCGCACCCCCTGGGCGTGCTGTGTCTGGGCCCCGTTGATGCCTATTACGCAGCCCCCATGCTGCAGCAGGAGAAATGGGCCAGCCGCGCGCCGCTGCAGGACATGCTGATGGACGATGTCTGGGAAGAGGGCGCAAACCAGGGCGCGGGCAAGGGACAGCCTGCACCATGA
- the cbiB gene encoding adenosylcobinamide-phosphate synthase CbiB, with amino-acid sequence MVTISWWDLLAWSFSPLAWLWQVATATEVESFLPPAHNLCNVLMAVLVALLLDRLWGEPPMWLHPVVYMGKLLGGLGRLLAPRAEIARDYKRFMLAALVWCVLAAMVFAIYWTLQFLLPYQPWWLHGILVGVLLKPLLSWRMLKDEVLAVESALQQSLPAGRERLSWLVSRDTTQLDAATVRESAIETLAENLSDSVIAPLFWFIVAGLPGAAVYRLANTADAMWGYPGWRGQGDQRRHWQWAGKWAARADDVLNWIPARITAAWLALVAGGLGWQALRCDARVTPSPNGGWPMGAMAQVLGVQLSKPGVYRLNPQGHAPRSEDLLRSVSLASKVVVAQVLLALIAMVLMALWMWKRLAHV; translated from the coding sequence ATGGTCACCATCAGTTGGTGGGACCTTCTGGCATGGTCTTTCAGCCCGCTGGCCTGGCTCTGGCAAGTCGCCACTGCGACAGAGGTCGAGTCTTTTCTGCCCCCCGCCCACAATCTGTGCAATGTGCTGATGGCCGTGTTGGTGGCGCTGCTGCTCGACAGGCTTTGGGGCGAGCCGCCCATGTGGCTGCACCCTGTGGTTTATATGGGCAAGCTGCTGGGCGGGCTAGGACGCCTGCTGGCACCGCGTGCCGAGATTGCCAGGGATTACAAGCGTTTCATGCTCGCAGCGCTTGTCTGGTGTGTGCTGGCAGCTATGGTTTTTGCTATCTATTGGACCCTCCAGTTTTTGCTGCCTTACCAGCCCTGGTGGTTGCACGGCATTCTGGTGGGCGTGCTGCTCAAGCCGCTGCTGTCCTGGCGCATGCTCAAGGACGAGGTGCTAGCGGTGGAGTCTGCCCTGCAGCAGTCGCTGCCTGCGGGGCGGGAGCGTTTGAGCTGGCTGGTCAGTCGCGATACCACGCAGCTGGATGCAGCCACGGTGCGCGAAAGCGCGATCGAGACGCTGGCCGAGAACCTCAGCGATTCGGTGATCGCGCCGCTGTTCTGGTTCATTGTTGCGGGCCTGCCCGGCGCAGCCGTCTACCGCCTGGCCAATACCGCCGATGCCATGTGGGGCTATCCGGGCTGGCGCGGCCAGGGCGATCAGCGCCGTCACTGGCAGTGGGCAGGCAAGTGGGCAGCGCGGGCCGACGATGTGCTCAACTGGATTCCGGCACGCATCACGGCGGCCTGGCTGGCGCTGGTGGCAGGGGGGCTTGGATGGCAAGCCCTGCGCTGCGATGCGCGGGTGACGCCTTCGCCCAATGGCGGCTGGCCCATGGGAGCCATGGCCCAGGTGCTGGGCGTGCAGCTGTCCAAGCCTGGTGTGTACCGGCTCAACCCCCAGGGACATGCACCACGGTCCGAGGACTTGCTGCGCTCGGTGAGTCTGGCTTCCAAGGTGGTTGTAGCGCAGGTGCTGCTTGCGCTGATAGCTATGGTTTTGATGGCGCTGTGGATGTGGAAGCGGTTGGCTCATGTTTGA
- a CDS encoding aminotransferase class I/II-fold pyridoxal phosphate-dependent enzyme, whose product MFDVNAAAMHGGTDAQGVPAHDFSTNRNACGPCPTAVKALQAAHVAQYPDPQYTVLRQQLAAFHGVALERILIGGSSSELIHRITLHVVRSGGKSVQFPRHHYGDYLQAARVWRLALCRRTETATPPLLSWACEPSSPLGAVEDIWPAWQQGPEAKEWRVLDCAYRPLWLEGDAPERALDAVWQLWTPNKALGMTGVRAAYAIAPVHAPAAEMQALRALAASWVVGTHGVAMLQAWVTDEVQQWLAQSRATLRRWKAQQLALCERLGWQVLPGHQANYFVVRLPVDDVAQSLAGLRAQGIKLRDCASFGLPGHVRLGVLPPISQAALERAWLSLK is encoded by the coding sequence ATGTTTGATGTGAATGCAGCCGCCATGCATGGCGGCACCGATGCGCAGGGCGTGCCTGCGCATGATTTTTCGACCAACCGCAATGCCTGCGGCCCATGTCCCACGGCGGTGAAAGCGCTGCAGGCGGCCCATGTGGCCCAGTATCCGGACCCGCAATACACCGTGCTGCGCCAGCAGCTGGCGGCGTTTCATGGCGTGGCGCTGGAGCGCATTCTGATCGGCGGCAGCAGCAGCGAGCTGATTCACCGCATCACCCTGCATGTGGTGCGCAGTGGCGGCAAAAGCGTGCAGTTTCCCAGGCACCACTATGGCGACTACCTGCAGGCGGCACGCGTATGGCGGCTGGCGCTATGCCGCCGCACCGAGACTGCCACGCCGCCTCTGCTGAGCTGGGCCTGTGAGCCGTCCAGCCCATTGGGCGCAGTGGAAGACATCTGGCCAGCCTGGCAACAGGGCCCCGAGGCCAAGGAATGGCGGGTGCTGGACTGCGCTTACCGCCCGCTGTGGCTGGAAGGCGATGCGCCAGAGCGTGCGCTGGATGCGGTCTGGCAACTATGGACTCCCAACAAGGCCCTGGGCATGACGGGCGTGCGCGCGGCCTATGCGATAGCGCCCGTGCATGCGCCTGCTGCAGAGATGCAGGCATTGCGCGCGCTGGCTGCATCCTGGGTGGTGGGAACGCATGGCGTGGCCATGTTGCAAGCCTGGGTGACGGATGAGGTCCAGCAATGGCTGGCACAGAGCCGGGCGACCTTGCGGCGCTGGAAGGCACAGCAGCTGGCGCTGTGCGAGCGTCTGGGCTGGCAGGTGCTGCCTGGTCATCAGGCCAATTATTTTGTGGTGCGGTTGCCGGTCGATGATGTGGCGCAGTCCCTGGCCGGTTTGCGGGCGCAGGGCATCAAGCTGCGCGACTGCGCCAGCTTTGGCTTGCCGGGCCATGTGCGCCTGGGCGTGCTGCCGCCCATATCTCAGGCCGCGCTGGAGCGCGCGTGGTTGAGCCTGAAATGA
- a CDS encoding HipA family kinase, giving the protein MDSQTPKLRSVLVERYVTPLREGGSMPAIVEADDLGTYVLKFRGAGQGVRALIAEIVSGEMARALGLPVPEIVLARLNALLARTESDPEIQDLIRASDGLNVALDYLPGAINFDPAVDVVDSDFASRLVWFDTLVSNVDRTARNTNMLMCKKQPWLIDHGASLTFHHAWNGAVADPAKPFAPSSEHVLLPLASQLAEVDEELAARLTPEVLAAILALVPDCFLEQAAADRDSELLRDAQAHRAAYVNYFVARLAERGRWLQGVIDARA; this is encoded by the coding sequence ATGGACTCTCAAACACCGAAGCTGCGCTCCGTGCTGGTGGAGCGTTATGTCACGCCGCTGCGCGAAGGCGGCTCCATGCCCGCGATTGTCGAAGCCGATGATCTGGGGACCTATGTCCTCAAATTCCGCGGGGCCGGCCAGGGCGTGCGTGCCCTGATTGCCGAGATCGTCTCGGGCGAGATGGCCCGTGCTCTGGGCCTGCCCGTGCCCGAGATCGTGCTGGCCCGGCTGAACGCTCTGCTGGCACGTACCGAGTCCGACCCTGAAATTCAGGATCTGATTCGCGCCAGCGATGGCCTCAACGTGGCACTGGACTATCTGCCCGGGGCCATCAACTTTGACCCGGCCGTGGATGTGGTGGACAGCGATTTTGCCTCGCGTCTGGTCTGGTTTGACACCCTGGTCAGCAATGTGGACCGCACGGCGCGCAACACCAATATGCTGATGTGCAAAAAGCAGCCCTGGTTGATAGATCATGGTGCCAGTCTGACCTTTCACCATGCATGGAACGGCGCCGTCGCCGATCCGGCCAAGCCCTTTGCGCCCAGTAGCGAGCATGTGCTGCTGCCGCTGGCCAGCCAATTGGCCGAGGTGGACGAGGAGCTGGCGGCCAGGCTGACGCCCGAGGTATTGGCCGCTATCTTGGCCCTGGTGCCCGACTGCTTTCTGGAGCAGGCCGCCGCTGACCGTGACAGCGAGCTGCTGCGCGATGCGCAGGCACACCGCGCAGCCTATGTGAATTATTTTGTGGCTCGCTTGGCCGAGCGGGGCCGCTGGTTGCAGGGAGTGATAGATGCACGCGCATGA
- a CDS encoding DUF3037 domain-containing protein, translating into MHAHEVYDYAVVRVVPRVEREEFVNVGVILSCQRTGHLEAAIALDEKRLLALDPNVDLETVRRHLGAIVAICEGAAHGGPIAQLPMRSRYHWLTAKRSSIIQTSPSHMGLCLQPGEALARIMQRMVLPIPVETTFNH; encoded by the coding sequence ATGCACGCGCATGAGGTGTACGACTACGCGGTCGTGCGGGTGGTTCCGCGTGTGGAACGCGAGGAGTTTGTGAACGTGGGTGTCATTCTCTCCTGCCAGCGCACCGGCCATCTGGAGGCTGCGATCGCGCTCGACGAGAAGCGTCTGCTGGCGCTGGACCCCAATGTGGATCTGGAGACCGTGCGCCGTCATCTGGGCGCCATTGTCGCCATCTGTGAAGGTGCAGCCCATGGAGGCCCCATCGCCCAGTTGCCCATGCGCTCGCGCTATCACTGGTTGACGGCCAAGCGCAGCAGCATTATTCAGACCTCACCCTCCCATATGGGGCTGTGCCTGCAGCCCGGTGAGGCGCTTGCCCGCATCATGCAGCGCATGGTGCTTCCGATTCCTGTTGAAACAACTTTCAATCACTGA
- a CDS encoding cobyric acid synthase, whose translation MTALCIMVLGTSSGAGKSWVATALCAYYRSLGLKVAPFKAQNMSNNARVVATPDGQWGEIGTAQYLQALAAGAVPDVRMNPLLLKPEADTRSQVVLFGQVDEALSKMPWRGRSLKVWPQIAQALDALRAENDVVVIEGAGSPAEINLHASDVVNMRVAKHCNAHCLLVSDIDRGGAFAHLYGTWALLPEDEQKLIKGFVLNKFRGDASLLAPAPQMLQDRTGVPTVACIPMQFHHGLPEEDGVFDDRGSTGAGQLVHTSIAIVAYPRISNLDEFQPLLQLPGVRVVWTRTPAQIADADWVILPGSKATEADLAWMRKQGLDAAVVAHADAGKRVLGICGGLQMLGEALIDLHGVDGNAAGLGLLPLATLFAHEKTVKPTTMTMPTLQAPWQALSGAVAAGYEIHHGQTQLRADMQADSAQPAQELLSGMLWQGGNPAVVGTYLHGLFENASVIHALFGHAAPSLDQVFERLAKGVEQWFELEPGQKSLPLL comes from the coding sequence ATGACAGCACTTTGCATCATGGTGCTGGGCACCAGCAGTGGCGCGGGCAAGAGCTGGGTGGCCACGGCGCTGTGCGCCTACTACCGCAGCCTGGGCCTGAAGGTCGCGCCCTTCAAGGCGCAGAACATGAGCAATAACGCACGCGTGGTTGCCACTCCCGATGGCCAATGGGGCGAGATCGGCACCGCGCAGTATCTTCAGGCCCTGGCCGCAGGTGCCGTGCCCGATGTGCGCATGAACCCGCTGCTGCTCAAGCCCGAGGCCGATACACGCAGCCAGGTGGTGCTGTTTGGCCAGGTGGACGAGGCGCTGTCCAAGATGCCATGGCGTGGGCGTAGCCTCAAGGTCTGGCCGCAGATCGCCCAGGCACTCGATGCGCTGCGTGCGGAAAACGATGTGGTGGTGATTGAAGGCGCAGGCTCGCCCGCCGAGATCAATCTGCATGCCAGCGATGTCGTGAACATGCGCGTGGCCAAGCATTGCAATGCGCATTGTCTGCTGGTGTCCGATATCGACCGGGGCGGGGCATTTGCCCATCTCTACGGCACCTGGGCGCTGCTGCCGGAGGATGAGCAAAAGCTGATCAAGGGCTTTGTGCTCAACAAGTTCCGGGGCGACGCGTCGCTGCTGGCACCGGCGCCGCAGATGCTGCAGGACAGGACGGGCGTGCCCACCGTGGCCTGTATCCCCATGCAGTTTCACCATGGCTTGCCAGAGGAAGATGGCGTGTTTGACGACCGAGGCAGCACAGGTGCGGGCCAGTTGGTGCACACGAGCATCGCCATCGTGGCCTATCCGCGTATCAGCAATCTGGATGAATTCCAGCCGCTGTTGCAGCTACCCGGCGTGCGTGTGGTCTGGACGCGAACGCCTGCGCAGATCGCCGATGCTGACTGGGTCATCCTGCCCGGTAGCAAGGCCACCGAGGCCGATCTGGCCTGGATGCGCAAGCAGGGCCTGGATGCGGCCGTCGTCGCCCATGCCGATGCCGGCAAGCGCGTGCTGGGTATTTGCGGTGGCCTGCAGATGCTGGGTGAGGCGCTGATTGATCTGCATGGTGTGGACGGCAACGCGGCGGGTCTGGGCCTGCTGCCGCTGGCGACCTTGTTTGCGCATGAAAAGACCGTAAAACCCACGACCATGACCATGCCCACGCTGCAAGCCCCATGGCAGGCACTCAGCGGTGCGGTGGCTGCGGGCTATGAAATTCACCACGGCCAAACCCAGCTGCGTGCCGATATGCAGGCCGACTCGGCCCAGCCTGCGCAAGAGCTGCTGTCCGGCATGCTGTGGCAGGGCGGCAACCCGGCGGTGGTGGGCACCTATCTGCATGGCTTGTTCGAAAATGCAAGCGTGATCCATGCGCTGTTCGGTCATGCCGCACCCAGTCTGGATCAGGTGTTTGAGCGCCTGGCCAAGGGCGTGGAGCAGTGGTTCGAACTTGAGCCAGGGCAAAAAAGTCTGCCTCTGCTGTAG